TTAATCAAAATCTTTTTGTATGCTAACATTGTTTAAAAATGCACAGGTATATAGTCCGCGGTATCTTGGTGTAAAGGATATTCTTATCGGCGGTAAAAGCATTCTGGCCATTTCAGATCATATTGAGCTTCCTTCAGGCATGGTGGAGCAAACGATTGATTGCACCGGGCTATGGCTTGTGCCCGGGCTCATTGATTCACACGTGCATATTACAGGAGGGGGTGGCGAAGGAGGCCCTGCCAGCCGCATGCCCGAACTGCAGTTAAAAATGATGCTGGAGGCCGGCGTAACCACGGTGATCGGATGCCTCGGAACGGATGGGATTACACGAACTGTAGAAAGTGTGCTGATGAAGGTGAAGACCGTACGGGCACAAGGAGTCTCAGCCTGGATGTATACCGGGGCTTATCAGGTACCACCTCCCACTATAACAGGAGAAATCCAGAAAGATATTGCCCTTTTTGAAGAGATCATCGGAGTAGGAGAAGTCGCCATTTCCGATCATCGTTCTTCAGTACCCACCATCGCTGAATTAGCCCGGATTGCAGCCCATGCACGCGTGGCAGGGATGATTGGAGGGAAGGCCGGTATTGTTAACCTGCATATGGGAGATGCCCGCGATCCTTTCAGACCGATCCATGAGGTGGTTGCCAATAGTGAGCTGGGATATAAACAATTCCTGCCTACCCATTGTAACCGTAACAATTACATTTTCGAGGATGCCAAAGCATATGGGAAGAAGGGCTATGTCGATATCACAACCAGCTCCTATCCATATTATGCAGATGAAGAAATAAAACCGTCAAACGCTTTAAAACAATTGCTCGACAGTGGTGTTCCCCTGGATCATATTACCTTCACCTCAGATGCCTGTGGCTCTTTGCCGGGATTCGATCCTGAAACAGGGAAGCTGATAAAAATTGAGATGGGGTTGCCTTCTTCGATCCTGCGGGAAATAAAAGCGGCTGTTTTGGTGGATGGAGTGCCCCTGGAACAAGTATTACAGGTAGCTACATCAAATCCTGCTGATATCCTGAAATTACCAGGTAAAGGTTATATCAGGGATGGATACGATGCTGATCTGCTTTTACTTGATCCGGAATTCAATATTGTCCACCTGATGGCTATGGGAAAGATAATGACCTGGTAATGTCAGGCAGGATCAGCACACCAATAGATAATATAGC
This window of the Bacteroidota bacterium genome carries:
- the iadA gene encoding beta-aspartyl-peptidase encodes the protein MLTLFKNAQVYSPRYLGVKDILIGGKSILAISDHIELPSGMVEQTIDCTGLWLVPGLIDSHVHITGGGGEGGPASRMPELQLKMMLEAGVTTVIGCLGTDGITRTVESVLMKVKTVRAQGVSAWMYTGAYQVPPPTITGEIQKDIALFEEIIGVGEVAISDHRSSVPTIAELARIAAHARVAGMIGGKAGIVNLHMGDARDPFRPIHEVVANSELGYKQFLPTHCNRNNYIFEDAKAYGKKGYVDITTSSYPYYADEEIKPSNALKQLLDSGVPLDHITFTSDACGSLPGFDPETGKLIKIEMGLPSSILREIKAAVLVDGVPLEQVLQVATSNPADILKLPGKGYIRDGYDADLLLLDPEFNIVHLMAMGKIMTW